One window of Sardina pilchardus chromosome 2, fSarPil1.1, whole genome shotgun sequence genomic DNA carries:
- the penka gene encoding proenkephalin a, translating to MAVTVNFFRILAVCSCLALAVGICRKDCALCMYRREGTTKASSLSCTLECEGGVDNQNLDMCRDVLTEEERTAALQLQGSEGEAERQHQLTKKYGGFMKRYGGLVMKKTAEIGDDTGAHFDGEDTELMSKRYGGFMKKDATAHQEGGEARQLQALREILNLGVRDAQNSDEASKHFDDFMRDPQESNKDMGRDLQKRYGGFMRRVGRPEWLVANKVHGGFAKRFLEETAETSIPNMEKRYGGFMD from the exons ATGGCAGTGACTGTGAACTTCTTCAGAATATTGGCTGTTTGTTCATGCCTCGCGCTGGCTGTTGGCATATGCAGGAAAGATTGCGCTCTCTGCATGTATCGCCGCGAAGGAACCACTAAAGCAAGTAGTTTG AGCTGCACTCTAGAATGTGAAGGAGGGGTAGACAACCAGAACCTGGACATGTGTAGAGACGTCCTGACGGAGGAGGAGCGCACAGCTGCCCTCCAGCTACAGGGGAGTGAGGGTGAAGCAGAGCGCCAGCACCAGCTGACTAAGAAGTACGGAGGCTTTATGAAACGCTATGGTGGCCTCGTCATGAAAAAGACAGCAGAGATAGGGGATGACACCGGAGCTCATTTTGATGGAGAGGACACTGAGCTGATGAGCAAACGTTATGGGGGCTTCATGAAGAAGGACGCAACAGCCCatcaggagggaggagaggccaGGCAGCTCCAGGCTTTGAGGGAGATCCTGAATTTGGGTGTCAGGGATGCCCAGAATAGTGACGAAGCTTCTAAGCACTTTGATGATTTTATGAGAGACCCACAGGAGAGCAATAAAGATATGGGACGGGATCTACAAAAGCGCTATGGGGGTTTTATGCGTAGAGTGGGCCGACCAGAGTGGCTAGTTGCTAATAAGGTGCATGGCGGATTTGCAAAACGTTTTTTGGAGGAGACTGCAGAAACCAGCATTCCGAATATGGAGAAGAGGTATGGTGGCTTCATGGATTAG
- the sdr16c5a gene encoding short chain dehydrogenase/reductase family 16C, member 5a isoform X2, protein MNFWLETLQVIVLSIYYNVEAIIKCVIPPKKKDVTGEIVLITGAGSGIGRLMALEFAGMNVALVLWDISQEGMRETARLTKERGASRVHYFLCDCSDKSEVYRVAEQVKREVGDVSILINNAGIVTGKKFMDAPDSLIEKTLEVNTMSHFWTYKAFLPAMVDNNHGHLVCISSSAGLIGVNGLADYCASKFAAIGFAESVALELLATGKDGVKTTIVCPYLINTGMFDGCSSKWPTLCPILEPVYVAKSVVDAILVDQSYLLLPRSMYLLMALKSSLEWKQTALWGRFIGAFDSLSPCGHQKYH, encoded by the exons ATGAACTTCTGGTTGGAGACACTTCAGGTGATCGTATTGTCAATATATTACAATGTTGAGGCTATCATAAAATGCGTCATCCCACCAAAGAAAAAAGATGTGACTGGAGAAATAGTCCTTATCACTGGCGCAGGCAGCGGGATTGGGAGACTGATGGCACTGGAGTTCGCAGGAATGAATGTGGCTCTTGTTCTATGGGATATTAGTCAAGAAGGTATGAGGGAGACTGCTCGCCTGACGAAGGAAAGAGGGGCTTCGCGCGTTCACTACTTCCTTTGTGATTGCAGCGACAAAAGTGAGGTGTATCGAGTCGCGGAACAG GttaagagagaggtgggggatgTCAGCATTCTCATTAACAATGCTGGAATTGTGACCGGCAAGAAATTCATGGATGCACCAGATTCTCTCATTGAAAAAACTCTTGAGGTCAACACAATGTCACACTTTTGG ACCTATAAAGCATTTCTTCCAGCAATGGTAGACAACAACCATGGGCATTTGGTCTGCATATCAAGTTCTGCTGGTTTGATCGGTGTGAATGGGCTGGCAG ATTACTGTGCTAGCAAATTCGCTGCCATTGGCTTTGCAGAGTCTGTTGCTCTGGAGCTGTTAGCCACAGGCAAAGATGGGGTGAAGACTACAATTGTGTGCCCTTACTtaatcaacacaggcatgtttgATGGGTGCAGTTCCAA GTGGCCCACCCTCTGTCCAATCCTTGAACCTGTGTATGTGGCCAAGAGCGTGGTGGATGCCATTTTAGTTGATCAAAGTTACCTTCTGTTGCCAAGGAGCATGTATCTATTAATGGCCTTAAAAAG